A portion of the Lolium rigidum isolate FL_2022 chromosome 1, APGP_CSIRO_Lrig_0.1, whole genome shotgun sequence genome contains these proteins:
- the LOC124703408 gene encoding beta-glucuronosyltransferase GlcAT14A-like → MESNDRDEHQSPSIKLRRGGSDVTTSLVNGRWVISAAVTVFLFIAATLLAVSSSLSMNPISASFYTFVSATRASFAAPPTPPPGADVPRLAYLISGSKGDLDRLWRVLHALYHPRNLYVVHLDLESSVEDRLELAVRVDNSTVFQRVGNVEVIRRSNMVTYRGPTMVANTLHACAMLLHRSRDWDWFINLSASDYPLMTQDDILHVFSTLPRNVSFMEHTSRLGWKANVRGRPLIVDPGLYMSTKQDIFTVTQRRELPTAFKLYTGSAWMALTRDFLEYVVWGWESNLPRTLLMYYTNFVSSPEFYFQTLLCNTPRFVPTVANHDLHHIQWGKPAGQHPLNLRLADKGRMVSSNAPFARKIGRDDPLLDAIDAELLLGRGKNATTGMFVPGGWCGEHGNCSAAAAGVDDWVLRPGSGAERLGRLMDRIVRSEAFVNDQCK, encoded by the exons ATGGAGTCCAACGACCGGGACGAGCACCAGTCGCCGTCGATCAAGCTCCGGCGTGGCGGCAGCGACGTGACGACGTCGCTGGTCAATGGCAGGTGGGTGATCTCGGCCGCCGTCACCGTGTTCCTGTTCATCGCCGCCACGCTGCTCGCAGTGTCGTCTTCGCTGTCGATGAACCCCATCTCGGCCTCCTTCTACACCTTCGTCTCGGCCACCCGCGCAAGCTTtgccgcgccgcccacgcctcccccCGGCGCCGACGTGCCGCGGCTAGCCTACCTGATCTCCGGGTCCAAGGGCGACCTGGACCGGCTGTGGCGGGTGCTGCACGCGCTCTATCACCCGCGGAACCTGTACGTGGTACACCTGGACCTCGAATCCAGCGTGGAGGACCGGCTGGAGCTGGCGGTGAGGGTGGACAACAGCACGGTCTTCCAGCGGGTCGGCAATGTCGAGGTGATCCGGCGCTCCAACATGGTGACTTACCGCGGCCCGACCATGGTGGCCAACACCCTGCATGCCTGCGCCATGCTCCTCCACCGGAGCCGCGATTGGGACTGGTTCATCAACCTCTCCGCTTCCGACTACCCGCTCATGACACAGGACG ATATCCTGCACGTATTCTCGACGCTGCCGAGGAACGTCAGCTTCATGGAGCATACCAGCCGACTGGGCTGGAAGGC GAACGTGCGGGGGAGGCCTCTGATTGTGGACCCTGGGCTCTACATGTCGACGAAGCAGGACATCTTCACAGTGACGCAGCGGCGGGAGCTGCCGACGGCGTTCAAGCTGTACACGGGGTCGGCGTGGATGGCGCTGACGCGCGACTTCCTGGAGTACGTGGTGTGGGGGTGGGAGTCGAACCTGCCGAGGACGCTCCTCATGTACTACACCAACTTCGTCTCTTCCCCGGAGTTCTACTTCCAGACCCTGCTCTGCAACACGCCGCGCTTCGTGCCCACCGTCGCCAACCACGACCTGCACCACATCCAGTGGGGCAAGCCGGCGGGGCAGCACCCGCTCAATCTCCGCCTCGCCGACAAGGGCCGCATGGTGAGCAGCAACGCGCCCTTCGCGCGCAAGATCGGGCGCGACGACCCCCTGCTAGACGCCATTGACGCCGAGCTCCTGCTAGGCCGCGGGAAGAACGCCACCACCGGGATGTTCGTGCCAGGCGGGTGGTGCGGCGAACACGGTAACTGCAGCGCCGCGGCTGCCGGTGTCGACGACTGGGTGCTCAGGCCCGGGTCTGGCGCCGAGAGGCTGGGGAGGCTCATGGACAGGATCGTCAGGTCTGAGGCCTTCGTCAACGACCAGTGCAAATAG